The following coding sequences are from one Lycium ferocissimum isolate CSIRO_LF1 chromosome 3, AGI_CSIRO_Lferr_CH_V1, whole genome shotgun sequence window:
- the LOC132050082 gene encoding glycine-rich RNA-binding protein RZ1A-like codes for MGEDDDYRCFIGNLSWSTSDRGLKYAFRKFGNLLDAKVVVDKFSGRSKGFGFVTFDEKKAMEEAIEAMNGMDLDGRPITVDKAQPQQSSGRDYDSDRPRDRDRGRDRSNREYGGGRGSGGGECFKCGKPGHFARECPSEGGRGGRYGGRDDRYGGDGGRDDRYGGSGGRDDRYGGGGGGGGKYDRYGGGGGGGSRGSGHYGPDRNGDRFGSRSSRDDGGHGGGERYSRDRSGPYDRRGSGSRAG; via the exons ATGGGGGAGGATGATGATTACCGCTGTTTCATTGGTAACTTGTCATGGTCAACATCAGATCGAGGGCTAAAATACGCATTTAGGAAGTTTGGCAATCTTCTTGACGCAAAG GTTGTAGTTGACAAGTTCTCTGGCCGATCTAAAGGATTTGGTTTTGTTACATTTGATGAAAAGAAAGCAATGGAAGAAGCCATTGAAGCGATGAATGGGATGGATTTGGATGGCCGTCCTATTACTGTGGACAAAGCCCAGCCTCAACAAAGTTCAGGTAGAGATTATGATAGTGATCGGCCCCGTGACCGAGATCGAGGTCGTGATCGCAGTAATCGTGAATATGGAGGTGGGCGGGGATCTGGTGGCGGAGAGTGCTTTAAGTGTGGCAAGCCTGGACACTTCGCTAGAGAATGCCCCAGTGAAGGAGGTCGGGGTGGTCGGTATGGCGGCAGAGATGATAGGTATGGTGGTGACGGCGGCAGAGATGATAGGTATGGTGGTAGCGGCGGCAGAGATGATAGGTATGGtggtggcggcggcggcggcggcaaATATGATAGGTATGGTGGTGGCGGAGGTGGTGGTTCTAGAGGTAGTGGCCACTATGGACCTGATAGAAACGGAGATCGCTTTGGAAGCCGCAGCAGCAGGGATGATGGTGGACATGGGGGAGGTGAACGATATAGCCGTGATCGTTCAGGGCCATACGATCGTCGGGGTTCTGGCTCTCGCGCTGGTTAA